From Candidatus Aminicenantes bacterium, the proteins below share one genomic window:
- a CDS encoding TrpB-like pyridoxal phosphate-dependent enzyme — MKQKTANANDLRLAKNEIPRQWYNLAADLPTPLLPPLGPDGRPVSPDALSPVFPMNLIEQEVSRQRWIDIPEAVLEILCRWRPTPLQRAAGLEKKLRTPARIYFKNESVSPPGSHKANTAVAQAWYNRQFGVRRLYTETGAGQWGSALAFACSLQGLECKVFMVKCSFEQKPMRKVMMETWGAACVPSPSVETAAGRAILAEDPESPGSLGIAISEAIEAAVSDSSGRSRYALGSVLNHVLLHQTIIGLEAKKQLAKAGEKKVDTVIACVGGGSNFAGLSFPFVCDKIAGADIDIIPVEPASCPTLTRAPFLYDHGDTARLTPLLPMYSLGHAFMPPAIHAGGLRYHGMAPLVSQAAVEGLISPRSYNQLECFEAAVLFARSEGIIIAPETGHALAAVIEEAKRAREAGKEKVILFNLSGHGLMDLNGYDAYFRGQLHNHELSEAELHRSLAVTEHFPRPRLQRSGRW; from the coding sequence ATGAAACAAAAAACTGCGAACGCGAACGACCTACGGCTGGCTAAAAACGAGATCCCGCGCCAGTGGTACAACCTGGCCGCCGACCTGCCGACCCCGTTGCTGCCGCCGCTGGGCCCCGACGGCCGGCCCGTCAGCCCCGACGCGCTGAGCCCCGTTTTCCCGATGAACCTGATCGAGCAGGAGGTCAGCCGCCAGCGCTGGATCGACATCCCCGAAGCGGTCCTGGAGATCCTTTGCCGCTGGAGGCCCACGCCTTTGCAGCGCGCCGCCGGGTTGGAGAAAAAATTGCGCACCCCGGCGCGCATCTATTTCAAGAATGAGAGCGTCTCCCCGCCCGGCTCCCACAAGGCCAATACCGCCGTGGCCCAGGCCTGGTACAACCGCCAATTCGGCGTCCGCCGCCTGTACACGGAGACCGGCGCCGGCCAGTGGGGCAGCGCCCTGGCCTTCGCCTGCTCGCTTCAAGGCCTGGAGTGCAAGGTATTCATGGTCAAGTGCAGCTTCGAACAGAAGCCGATGCGCAAGGTGATGATGGAAACCTGGGGAGCCGCCTGCGTCCCCAGCCCGAGCGTGGAAACCGCCGCCGGCCGCGCCATCCTGGCAGAGGATCCAGAATCGCCCGGCAGCCTGGGCATCGCCATCTCCGAGGCGATCGAAGCCGCGGTCAGCGACAGCAGCGGCCGTTCCCGCTACGCGCTGGGCAGCGTGCTCAACCACGTGCTGCTGCACCAGACGATCATCGGCCTGGAGGCGAAAAAGCAGCTGGCCAAGGCCGGCGAAAAGAAGGTGGACACGGTCATCGCCTGCGTGGGCGGCGGCTCCAACTTCGCCGGCCTCTCCTTCCCGTTCGTCTGCGACAAGATCGCGGGGGCGGACATCGACATCATCCCGGTCGAGCCGGCCTCCTGCCCGACCCTGACGCGCGCCCCCTTCCTCTACGACCACGGCGACACGGCGCGGCTGACCCCGCTCCTGCCCATGTACTCCCTGGGGCACGCCTTCATGCCGCCGGCGATCCATGCCGGGGGCCTGCGCTATCACGGCATGGCGCCCTTGGTCTCGCAGGCGGCCGTCGAGGGCCTGATCTCGCCTCGGAGCTACAACCAGCTGGAATGCTTTGAGGCGGCGGTCCTTTTCGCCCGCAGCGAGGGCATCATCATCGCCCCCGAAACGGGCCACGCGCTGGCCGCGGTGATCGAGGAGGCGAAGCGGGCCAGGGAGGCCGGGAAGGAAAAGGTCATCCTGTTCAACCTGAGCGGCCATGGCCTGATGGACCTGAACGGTTACGACGCTTACTTCCGCGGCCAGTTGCACAACCACGAGCTGTCCGAAGCGGAGCTGCACCGCTCGCTCGCCGTAACCGAGCATTTCCCCCGGCCGAGGCTGCAAAGGAGCGGGCGCTGGTAA
- a CDS encoding Trp family transcriptional regulator — protein sequence MAGILLFARELDKQDDFADNDGKMTPAKKTKAMEEMARALAATSDPRAILRFLNSLLTPNEIREISSRWELVKLLDRGDSQRQIARQLGLSLCKITRGSRELKKKDSPFKLMIAVLERKQRRQTAPRHIKK from the coding sequence ATGGCGGGAATTTTACTATTTGCGAGAGAACTTGACAAGCAGGACGATTTTGCCGACAATGACGGCAAGATGACTCCGGCCAAGAAGACGAAAGCGATGGAGGAGATGGCCCGCGCCCTGGCCGCGACCTCCGATCCGCGCGCCATTCTCCGCTTCCTGAACAGCCTGCTCACGCCCAACGAGATCCGCGAGATATCGTCGCGCTGGGAGCTGGTCAAGCTCCTGGACCGGGGGGACAGCCAGCGGCAGATCGCCCGCCAGCTGGGTCTCAGCCTCTGCAAGATCACCCGCGGCTCGCGCGAGCTGAAGAAAAAGGACTCGCCTTTCAAGCTCATGATCGCTGTCCTGGAAAGAAAACAGCGACGCCAGACCGCTCCAAGACATATCAAAAAGTAA